A window of Akkermansiaceae bacterium genomic DNA:
CGGGCCTCGTAGTTGGCGGCGCAGATCACACCACGTCGGCTACCGCCGCCGACGGCGACAGGTTTGCCGCGCAGAGAGGGGTTCTCGCGCACCTCGATGGCCGCGTAAAAGCAGTCCATGTCGATATGGATGATTTTTTTCAGTGTTTTGTTTTTTGAACCTCAAGTGTTAATGTTCTGTATAAAACCCGCTTCGCTAGATCTTGCCTTCCCGCACCCCGCCGGCGAAGTTGGTCTGCCAGTAGTTGCCAGTCTCGACGTGCAGGCATGTCAGGTATCCGCCGCGGCCTACGTCGGTATCGATGCAGACGGCGTGGCCAAGGTTGGCGGGAACATGGGATTTTTGGGCGGTATGGCCGCAGACCATGACCTTGCCGGACATATGGGGTCTGGGTGTGCCAAACTTCTTGTGGATCAGAGTAAAGGGCTGTTGCTGGTCGAGAGGAACGTCGTGCTCCAGGTTGGCGTGCACGAAGATGTGGGTATCGGTTTCCAGATAAGGGCGGCACTTGCGGAGAAACTCCCAGTGGCAATCCGGGATATCGTCGAAACCTCCAGGACCGTAGGACTCAAGCGTTTCAGGCCCCCCCCATACCCGGAGCCAGTGATCGCGGTCGGTCAGATCCATTTCCGAGAGAAAAAACTTCTCCTCGTGATTGCCCGAGAGAAAGGTGATATTCCATTTCTGCTGATGCAGGTGGATAAGGAAATCGATCACACCTTTGCAATCAGGACCCCGGTCGATGTAGTCGCCCATAAAGATGATACGGTCGTCGGGTTGGGGGTCGATGACCTCCCAGAGTTGTTGAAGCGGGGCAAGGCAGCCGTGTATGTCTCCGATGGCAAGTGTTCTCATGTCGGGGAAAAGTGTAAGCATGGATCTTACTAACCGACACGCATTTTTTGACCCTAACGGGAGCAGGCCAGTCAGTTTGCACCCGGCTACCCGGGCATAAGCTCGGCGGCTTTGCGGGCGCTCCCGTAGGCAGCGGCCCCATCGCCACCGATCGCCCACTCGATCAGGGTGGTTGGCGCGTGAGGTGGCAGCGGGCATCGTTGGTAGGGCAGCATGGCTCTCTCTGCGAAGCCCTTTCTCACTTCTTCAATAAACCAGTCACGGAATCCGGTTTCGGCCAGGCCACCACCGATGGTGATCAATCCCGGGTCAAGAATACTGGCGAGATCCCCGAGCCCGTGGCCTAATACATTGGCCTGTAGAGCAAAGATTTCGCGGGCGAGCTGGTCTCCTTCTTCAGCGTAGTCACGCACCTGGAAAGCCTTTTCCTCGATCGGAGCATCTGACTTCGCCAGTGGGTGCCCGCTGTATTGCGGTTGGGTGAGAGCGTTGGCGAGCTGTCGGCGCAATGCGATCAGTGACACCCATGCCTCCATACAGCCTTTGCGGCCACGGCCATCGACCGGCAGTTCGCCGTTTTCAAAACGCGGCACCGAGAGGTCGCCCACTTCCAGGGCGAGGCCGGTATTGCCTTCATAAAGTAATCCGCCGGGCATCACCATACCACCGCCCAGACCAGTGCCGGGAGCCACGTAGAGCAACCCGCCCTGATGGTCCCGACGATACATCCACTCGCCAAAAGCGGCGGCGTTACAGTCGTTGGTCATAATCACCGGTTTACCGACCGCTTTGGAAAACTCTCCCTGGATATCCGTGCCCACCCAGTCATCACCGAGATTGGCTTTCCCCCAGACCACGCCATTCGAACAGGGCGCCGGCACGTCCAGCCCGACGGCGGCAATGTCATCGGTGGTAATCCCCGCTTGCTGTGCGAGTTCAGACATCGCTTCGCGCAATTGGCCGAAAGTCCGGCGATATCCCTCTTTTACGAAACTACGTACCTCGATGAGTTCACCAACAAGCTCGCCAGTAGTGTCAACAAGCATGCATTTAATCGTAGTTCCTCCGATGTCGAGTCCGGCAAAATAGTTTTTCATGTGGAGTATTTATACGAGCTGCGTTTATTGAGCGCAACTTTACAGTTGGCCATCGACATTGGAAACAACGGCTTACCCCCACTCACCATTTCCGACCACGCATGTTTTTTGAATTTCGTTTTACATCACCTCCTTGAGTCGACTCAGAACGCACAGCTGCATCAGTATGCCCTGGAATCAGGGCGCATTTTCATACTGGAAAACCTCGTAATTTCGCTGCCGGAAAGTCGACAACATTTCACGCGCTGCCACTTCCTGTAACTGTTGGTTCAGCCGGCCCCCCTCCAGCAAGGCGTGCTTCAATATCTGGCCGGCTTGGTTTCTTGGTTTCCGTTGATAGAATTTTATCTTGTCATGCGAGCCGATACTATGCTTTGATCTCCGATGCTTTAATGATGTACAACTCCTCCTAGCCATGAAATACAACCACATTCCAGAACACCGTCTTGCCACGGGCATACTGCTTGCTGTCGTAGTTTTCTGCTTTTCATCGATCACCAGCTACAGCGCCGAAGTTACAATCAGTCTAAGAATCGAACTCGACAGCTCTCTCATAGAAGATAACAACGGTAGTGTGTTTCTGGACCCATTTCATCCTGAAACCGGTGCTACCCAGTTTACCAGTGACGAGGCATCCGGAGGGTTTAGTGCCAACGCCCTATCCACCCGTCTCTACGCCGAAGCTCGCTATGAATCTGGGTTTCTGTCAAATCCTGATGCCTCGGTTAATCTTAACATAAGGGACATTGTCACGGTCGGGCATGGACTGGAAGCCGGAAACATGGGTATAATGAGATTCAGCTATCAAGTCACAGGTGACCTGAAAAACGACGTCAGCACTCCCCCACTCAATGCCTACGGGTTATCCGAATGGAGCTTACGAACGCGTCTGACATCAGGAGGTTTTGACCAAACAAGGGGTGGCAGTCTACGCACCGACACAGGGGCAACCGGTGATGCCATCCCCGCCAATACCGGACTCACGCTCACCTACGACCTCCCGATCACCTTTGGCGCGCAGTTTGAATTCCACAGGGAATTTACAACCCATGCCATGATCGACAGCCAGAGTGAAGACCTCGGCGACGCATCATGGAGAATTGCCGCTAACCTGCAGTATTCTTTCAACTACATGGGAGCTGAATTCCTCGTTTCCGATGGTTCCGGGGGATACACACCTTTGGACAACGGGGACATTTCCATCACCTCCGCATCTGGCTCTGATTACCGATTTGCAGGTAATGCGCCAGCTCAAGTCCCCGAACCATCCGCTGGTATCATGTTGATCATTGCGGGAACCTTGATGCTTGGACGAAAACGGAAAGGTTCACGGTAAATTTGTGTTCCGCATAGTGTTCATACAATAAACAGAGGCCGTCGCCGCTGATCATCGTGCGAGCTTAGTGCGCGCCCTTCAACAGGGCGTCAAAATACTGGGGCATGTTGCTTTCGAAAGTCATCCAATCATCGGTATAGGGATGTTTAATCGTTAGCGAGCCTGCGTGGAGCATCAGACGCTTAGTTCCCTTTTCACCCTTGCCGTATTTTTTATCACCCACCACCGGGCACCCGCAATCGGCAAGCTGCACCCTGATCTGGTGTTTTTTTCCTGACATCAAATCAATTTTTAGAAGACTGTACCCCTTGGTTTTCCTGACCACTTGATAAGCGGTTTTTGCCAGCTTGCCATCGTCAGCAGACTTTACGGAAACCATTTTATGCACGCCGTTTTCCGCCAAGTGGGAGGCAAGCACGCCCTTTTCCTCCGGAGGACGACCGCGCACCACGGCATGATAGGTTTTCTGGAAACCCTCCCATTCCTTCTGTAGCCTGCTTTTCATGTCGACAGACTTGGCAAACACTAACAGCCCCGATGTCTCGCGGTCGAGACGATGCACGACAAACACCCGGCTCCGCGATTTGGCCTGCCCTTTGCGCACGTATTCCATCAGATAGGCATAAGCCGTCCGGTCCCGCTCGCGGTCAGTGCTTACCGTCAACAGTCCGCTTGGCTTATCGACCACCAGGATGTCGTGATCCTCGTAGATAATGGGCAGACTGCTGGGATGAAACCTTTTCGGGGTGGGCTTAAATGGTTTTGCTGGTTTGGGCATCGAATTTTGAATGCAAATGTTAGGCAACTATCGCCAGCAATGAATGAACACTTCCAGCATCCGTCGGGCGGTGATTGTGACCCATTCTAGCCCATGCCGCGCGAACTGCGAGCCAAATAGAGGCTGTATACTCACTTAAGGGATTGCGCGTCCCGCTTTGCCCCTCTACTTGTGTATCATCTCCATCGCCGCCCTGCTATTCCTGAGATGTTCCTTGTTTCCAGGTTCTAACTCAGCGGCCCTTTGGAAGGCCTCAGCACTCGCTTGCCAGCGTTTGCCATAAAAGCGTGCTGCACCCAGATTGGACCAGACCTTGGGTGAGTCTGGCTCAACACAGCTCCACTGGAGGTATACCTGTTCGGCGGCAAGGTAGTTTTTCCGCTCTATCCAGATACTTCCAAGACCACTCATTGCCCGTATATTTCCGGGCGAAACCTCAAGTTGCTTGAGGTAGGCTGACAGTGCCTCATCATCCCGCCCAAGTGCCTGGTAGCTGACACCAAGATTGACGTAGGCGGCTTGGTGATCCGGCCGGATCGTAATAGCCTTCTCGAAACAGCTTATGGCCTCATCGATACGACCCGCTTCATGGAGTGCCGTCCCCGCCATATCGTAGGCAGCGTAGTTATCCGGCACCACATCTACAGCATGCTGTGCCAGGCTCAGTGTGTTTCGCCAGACACGGCACTGATGATAGGACTGGAATGCCATGATGCCGAGTAACGCTATGGCTGAAACGCTTGCGATCCAGCGCTGTTCCCGTCTCGACATCTGAAGTGTGTCGAGGACATCAGACGTTCCCCACACAACGATGATGAAAATCCCAATCGAAGACAAATAGAGGTATCGATCAGGAAGAAAAGATTCCCCCACTGGGACGAGACCAATCGTCGGCGCCAGTGCCACAAGAAACCAGAGCCACCCTGTCAGGACATATCGATATCCACGATGGGCCGCCCACAACGAGAACCCGCTGACCGCACCAACCACTACTGCTGTTGTGATGAGTTTCAATGTGGATACCCGGTCGGGATAGGGATAGAAGTAGGCGAGATCCACCGGATAGAAAACCTTGCCAAGATAAAGCGCATAGTTATGCATCGCCATGGCGGCCTTTTCCACTGGACCGAGCAGGCTTCCCGTCGCTGCATTGCCACTCTCAGACTGGAAATAGAGGGCAAGCAAACCACCCACCACCGAGAGAGCTAAAAGGGGGATTTTCTCGATAGCCAGATTTCTTATTCTGCACCACTGCCACCGCCAACGGTCAAGAGGCCAGTAGTCGAACACAAGCAGGAGGACTGGAATTACCACGGCCACAGGTTTCGCCAGAATGGCCAGAAGCACAGGACCACAGACCATGGCATAGTTGATCCGCGTCGGCACCCGGGTATATCGGCAGTAGGCAATCAAGGCGGCGAAAACAAAACAAGCGGCCATTGTATCCTTCCGCTGGGATATCCATGCGATGGATTCGACGTTTGCGGGATGCAGCGCAAACAGGGCGGCGACCACGGCACTCGGCCAGAGCCTGCCCGCCAGCGAGCGCAGCGCGAGAAAGAGCAGTATGGAGGCCAACGCGTGCCAGGCAACATTAGCGAGGTGATGGAATCCCGCATCCAGCCCGAACCAGCTCACATCGGCCATATGCGAGATCGTGGTAACTGGATGATAGAGGTTGATTTCGGCACGGGTGAATGCGTGCACCAAGCCGTCGATGGTTAATCCACGCATGACCACTGTATTCTCTGTCAGGGTAAGCGGGTCATCGTAACGAACAAACTCGAAGGTCGCCGTCTGCGCGTAAACGATAGCGACGGCACACGCCAGGGCGATGCAAACGATCGAACTCCGGTACGTATTTTTTCTACTCACAAGGCACCGAGTCTGGGAAATCTTGCGAGAAAAGTAAAGCCGTGCATGGGTGGATATGCTTTTATCAGGAGCTTCAAGCAGGCAAGACCTGCTGTTCGGCAAATCTACCTAACATTACACCAGCCGCCCCTATGAAGAACCGCCAACTACTCTGCCGATGGTTCGTAAACAACCCGCATACCAATGGTGGACTTTTCTTTATCGGCAGGTTGATTCATCCGGGCTGCCGGGCGAATCCAATCATAACTGCTGATCCAGCCTGAGCCGCGCACAACCTTGTTGTCACTGACAAACCCTTGCGGATCGATTACCGGGCCTTGCGGGTATTTCCCGATACCCGAGCTCGTCCACTCCTCGACATTACCTAACACATCATACAGGCCCCACGCATTCGCCTTGAGTTGGCCGACAGGATGCGTCTTGTACTTGGCGTTGTCATAGAACCATGCCCGCTCCGCGATCCATGCTTTACGCTCGGAGGTTTTCATCGGTTTGAAATCGACCGTTTCCCCTGCACGCGCGGCATACTCCCACTCGGCCTCTGTCGGAAGCCGGTAGTTCTTCCCTTCTTTTTTTGATAGCTGCTGACAGAAATCCTGTGCCTGTTGCCAGGTGATTTTTTCAACCGGCAGATCGTCACCTTTAAAGTTCGATGGTGAATCCACACCCATCACGGCCTTCCATTGTGACTGTGTCACTTCTGTGGTGGCGATGTAGTAGGGGCGGGTAATTTTAACCTGATGTTGGGTTTCATTATCGTGTCGGTTCGGCTCGTCTTCCGAACTCCCCATCAAAAACTCACCGGGCTTGACGAGGACGAGTTTCATGCCGATTCCGTTAGTGACGGATGCGGCCAACTTCGATACATCCGCGATGGGACCCGTAGGTTTTTCCATTTCCTTTGGTGGCTCTGGAAAGTCCGCACCCTGGTAATCGGTCGGTTTGGTAAAGAGCGCAGGATCAGGATTCCCGGGAGTGATACGCGTCGCCACCACAGTGACAGTCGTCCCGTTTTCCAACACAACCATTTTCAATACGCTCCCTTTTTCAACGGGGATCGACATGGGTAGTGGTGCTGTGGTCCGGTTATTTGGAAACTGAAAATCGTAGCGATGACCGCTGAAGTCAATATCCTCAGCCACCCATATGTGGGCCACCGCGTCCGGCTTGACGAAGGCGGATTTCAGCACCTTGTATTTTTTCGTCTGATGACCTGCTATCTCAAGTGTTTCATCGGTCGCCTCCAGCTCGGTCTTAAAATGATGGACCATGAATTTCCGCACCTCCTCCTTGTATGAATCAATATTCGCGGCTCCTCCCAGCGTGCTTGTTTTTTTGTTAGTGTTCAGCATCAGCGCCGACGTCGATCCATTTTTGATCACAAAACTACCTTCGTTCATACCACCCACCTCGTCCTGGCGGTAAGCGTGCGGGGCGATGTGCACGGTGATTTTGCCAGGAGCGAGGTCTTTAAACATTTTTTCGCCCGCTCCGCCCATGGCTGATTGCTCAAAGACAATACTCCCCGTAAATGGTTCGGCAACGGAATTGGATACCCAGATAAACGGGATGGCTACGACTGATAAAAGGGATAAGTTCCTCATGATCATTGCATCATGAAATGAATTG
This region includes:
- a CDS encoding serine/threonine protein phosphatase, with the translated sequence MRTLAIGDIHGCLAPLQQLWEVIDPQPDDRIIFMGDYIDRGPDCKGVIDFLIHLHQQKWNITFLSGNHEEKFFLSEMDLTDRDHWLRVWGGPETLESYGPGGFDDIPDCHWEFLRKCRPYLETDTHIFVHANLEHDVPLDQQQPFTLIHKKFGTPRPHMSGKVMVCGHTAQKSHVPANLGHAVCIDTDVGRGGYLTCLHVETGNYWQTNFAGGVREGKI
- a CDS encoding ROK family protein, whose product is MKNYFAGLDIGGTTIKCMLVDTTGELVGELIEVRSFVKEGYRRTFGQLREAMSELAQQAGITTDDIAAVGLDVPAPCSNGVVWGKANLGDDWVGTDIQGEFSKAVGKPVIMTNDCNAAAFGEWMYRRDHQGGLLYVAPGTGLGGGMVMPGGLLYEGNTGLALEVGDLSVPRFENGELPVDGRGRKGCMEAWVSLIALRRQLANALTQPQYSGHPLAKSDAPIEEKAFQVRDYAEEGDQLAREIFALQANVLGHGLGDLASILDPGLITIGGGLAETGFRDWFIEEVRKGFAERAMLPYQRCPLPPHAPTTLIEWAIGGDGAAAYGSARKAAELMPG
- a CDS encoding PEP-CTERM sorting domain-containing protein, with the protein product MKYNHIPEHRLATGILLAVVVFCFSSITSYSAEVTISLRIELDSSLIEDNNGSVFLDPFHPETGATQFTSDEASGGFSANALSTRLYAEARYESGFLSNPDASVNLNIRDIVTVGHGLEAGNMGIMRFSYQVTGDLKNDVSTPPLNAYGLSEWSLRTRLTSGGFDQTRGGSLRTDTGATGDAIPANTGLTLTYDLPITFGAQFEFHREFTTHAMIDSQSEDLGDASWRIAANLQYSFNYMGAEFLVSDGSGGYTPLDNGDISITSASGSDYRFAGNAPAQVPEPSAGIMLIIAGTLMLGRKRKGSR
- a CDS encoding RluA family pseudouridine synthase, which codes for MPKPAKPFKPTPKRFHPSSLPIIYEDHDILVVDKPSGLLTVSTDRERDRTAYAYLMEYVRKGQAKSRSRVFVVHRLDRETSGLLVFAKSVDMKSRLQKEWEGFQKTYHAVVRGRPPEEKGVLASHLAENGVHKMVSVKSADDGKLAKTAYQVVRKTKGYSLLKIDLMSGKKHQIRVQLADCGCPVVGDKKYGKGEKGTKRLMLHAGSLTIKHPYTDDWMTFESNMPQYFDALLKGAH
- a CDS encoding tetratricopeptide repeat protein, with protein sequence MSRKNTYRSSIVCIALACAVAIVYAQTATFEFVRYDDPLTLTENTVVMRGLTIDGLVHAFTRAEINLYHPVTTISHMADVSWFGLDAGFHHLANVAWHALASILLFLALRSLAGRLWPSAVVAALFALHPANVESIAWISQRKDTMAACFVFAALIAYCRYTRVPTRINYAMVCGPVLLAILAKPVAVVIPVLLLVFDYWPLDRWRWQWCRIRNLAIEKIPLLALSVVGGLLALYFQSESGNAATGSLLGPVEKAAMAMHNYALYLGKVFYPVDLAYFYPYPDRVSTLKLITTAVVVGAVSGFSLWAAHRGYRYVLTGWLWFLVALAPTIGLVPVGESFLPDRYLYLSSIGIFIIVVWGTSDVLDTLQMSRREQRWIASVSAIALLGIMAFQSYHQCRVWRNTLSLAQHAVDVVPDNYAAYDMAGTALHEAGRIDEAISCFEKAITIRPDHQAAYVNLGVSYQALGRDDEALSAYLKQLEVSPGNIRAMSGLGSIWIERKNYLAAEQVYLQWSCVEPDSPKVWSNLGAARFYGKRWQASAEAFQRAAELEPGNKEHLRNSRAAMEMIHK
- a CDS encoding SUMF1/EgtB/PvdO family nonheme iron enzyme; its protein translation is MRNLSLLSVVAIPFIWVSNSVAEPFTGSIVFEQSAMGGAGEKMFKDLAPGKITVHIAPHAYRQDEVGGMNEGSFVIKNGSTSALMLNTNKKTSTLGGAANIDSYKEEVRKFMVHHFKTELEATDETLEIAGHQTKKYKVLKSAFVKPDAVAHIWVAEDIDFSGHRYDFQFPNNRTTAPLPMSIPVEKGSVLKMVVLENGTTVTVVATRITPGNPDPALFTKPTDYQGADFPEPPKEMEKPTGPIADVSKLAASVTNGIGMKLVLVKPGEFLMGSSEDEPNRHDNETQHQVKITRPYYIATTEVTQSQWKAVMGVDSPSNFKGDDLPVEKITWQQAQDFCQQLSKKEGKNYRLPTEAEWEYAARAGETVDFKPMKTSERKAWIAERAWFYDNAKYKTHPVGQLKANAWGLYDVLGNVEEWTSSGIGKYPQGPVIDPQGFVSDNKVVRGSGWISSYDWIRPAARMNQPADKEKSTIGMRVVYEPSAE